Proteins co-encoded in one Rattus rattus isolate New Zealand chromosome 5, Rrattus_CSIRO_v1, whole genome shotgun sequence genomic window:
- the Ncoa6 gene encoding nuclear receptor coactivator 6 isoform X4, translated as MVLDDLPNFEDIYTSLCSSTMGDSEVEFDSGLEDDDTKSDSILEDSTIFVAFKGNIDDKDFKWKLDTILQSVPGLLHMESSKLKVQKVEPWNSVRVTFNIPREAAERLRILAQSNNQQLRDLGILSVQIEGEGAINLALGQNRSQDVRMNGPVASGNSVRMEAGFPMASGPGLIRMTSPATVMMPQGGNLSSSMMAPGPNPELQPRTPRPASQSDAMDPLLSGLHIQQQSHPSGSLPPAHHPMQPVPVNRQMNPANFPQLQQQQQQQQQQQQQLQTRPLQQHQQQQPQGIRPQFTAPTQVPVPPGWNQLPSGALQPPPAQGSLGTMTTNQGWKKAPLPSPMQAQLQARPSLATVQTPSHPPPPYPFGSQQASQAHTNFPQMSNPGQFTAPQMKSLQGGPSRVPTPLQQPHLTNKSPASSPSSFQQGSPASSPTVNQTQQQMGPRPPQNNPLSQGFQQPVSSPGRNPMVQQGNVPPNFMVMQQQPPNQGPQSLHPGLGGQANPNFMQGQVPSTTAATPGNSGALQLQANQSVQHAGGQGAGPPQNQMQVSHGPPNMMQPSLMGIHGNINNQQAGSSGVPQVTLGSMQGQPQQGPPSQLMGMHQQIVPSQGQMTQQQGTLNPQNPMILSRAQLMPQGQMMVNAQNQNLGPSPQRMTPPKQMLPQQGPQMMAPHNQMMGPQGQVLLQQNPMIEQIMTNQMQGNKAQFNSQNQSNVMPGPAQIMRGPTPNMQGNMVQFTGQMSGQMLPQQGPVSNSPSQVMGIQGQVLRPPGPSPHMAQQHTDPATTANNDVNLSQMMPDVSMQQTSMVPPHVQSMQGNSASGSHFSGHGVSFNAPFGGAPNGSQMSCGQNPGFPVNKDVTLTSPLLVNLLQSDISAGHFGVNNKQNNTNANKPKKKKPPRKKKNCHQDLNTPDSRPAGLEEVDQQSLPGEQGINLDNTGPKLPDFSNRPPGYPTQPVEQRPLQQMPPQLMQHVAPPPQPPQQQPQPQLPQQQPQPPPPSQPQSQQQQQQQQQQQQQQQMMMMLMMQQDPKSIRLPVSQNVHPPRGPLNPDSQRMPMQQSGNVPVMVSLQGPASVPPSPDKQRMPMPVNTPLGSNSRKMVYQESPQNSSSPLGEMPSLPEAGGSEVPSVSGGPSNMPSHLVVSQNQLMMTGPKPGPSPLSATQGATPQQPPVNSLPSSHGHHFPNVAAPTQTSRPKTPNRASPRPYYPQTPNNRPPSTEPSEISLSPERLNASIAGLFPPQINIPLPPRPNLNRGFDQQGLNPTTLKAIGQAPSNLTVNNPPNFAAPQAHKLDSVVVSSGKQSNPGTTKRASPSNSRRSSPGSSRKTTPSPGRQNSKAPKLTLASQTSTTLLQNMELPRNVLVGPTPLANPPLSGSFPNNNGLNSQNPTVPAPAVGTVVEDNKESLNVPQDSDCQNSQGRKEQINTELKAVPTQEAKMVVPEDQSKKDGQPLDPNKLPSVEENKNLMSPAMREAPTSLSQLLDNSGAPNVTIKPPGLTDLEVTPPAVSGEDLKKASVIPTLQDPSSKEPSNSLNLPHSNEPCSTLAHPELNEVSSNIAPSIPPVMSRPVSSSSISTPLPPNQITVFVTSNPITTSSNTSAALPTHLQSALMSTVVTMPNVGNKVMVSEGQSAAQSNARPQFITPVFINSSSIIQVMKGSQPSTIPATPLTTNSGLMPPSVAVVGPLHIPQNIKFSSAPVTPNVPSSSPAPNIQTGRPLVLSSRATPVPLPSPPCTSSPVVAPNPSVQQVKELNPDEASPQTNTSADQSTLPSSQPTTVVSPLLTNSPGSSANRRSPVSSSKGKGKVDKIGQILLTKACKKVTGSLEKGEEQYGADGETEGPGLETTTPGLMGTEQCSTELDSKTPTPSAPTLLKMTSSPMGPSSTSTGPILPGGALPTSVRSIVTTLVPSELISTAPTTKGNHGGITSEPLAGGLVEEKVGSHPELLPSIAPSQTLVPKESPATALQGSVGRPELEANAAIASGQSSEPKETVEKSKTPSRRNSRTEEPTMASENVENGHRKRSSRPASASSSTKDITGAVQSKRRKSK; from the exons ATGGTTTTGGATGACCTTCCAAACTTTGAAGACATCTATACTTCCTTGTGTTCATCAACAATGGGAGACTCAGAGGTGGAGTTTGACTCTGGACTAGAAGATGATGACACAAAAAGTGATAGTATTTTGGAGGATTCCACAATTTTTGTAGCCTTCAAAGGAAATATAGATGATAAAGACTTCAAATGGAAACTGGATACAATCTTACAGAGTGTGCCCGGCTTGTTACACATGG AATCCAGCAAGCTGAAGGTACAGAAAGTGGAGCCCTGGAACAGCGTGCGAGTCACATTCAACATCCCCCGGGAAGCAGCAGAGCGGTTACGGATCCTGGCTCAGAGCAACAACCAGCAGCTTCGGGATCTGGGGATTCTCTCCGTTCAGATTGAAG GGGAAGGTGCTATCAACCTGGCTTTGGGTCAGAACCGAAGCCAAGATGTGAGAATGAATGGACCCGTGGCATCTGGAAATTCCGTTAGGATGGAGGCAGGATTTCCCATGGCAAGTGGTCCAG GACTAATAAGAATGACAAGCCCTGCCACTGTTATGATGCCCCAGGGCGGGAACCTGTCATCTTCCATGATGGCACCAGGCCCCAATCCAGAACTGCAACCCAGGACTCCTCGCCCTGCTTCTCAGTCAG ATGCGATGGATCCACTTCTCTCTGGACTCCATATACAGCAACAGAGTCATCCCTCAGGATCTTTACCTCCAGCGCATCACCCAATGCAGCCTGTTCCTGTGAACAGACAAATGAACCCAGCTAATTTTCCCCAgctgcagcaacagcagcagcagcagcagcagcagcagcaacagttgCAGACTAGACCTTTACAACAACATCAGCAGCAACAGCCACAGGGGATTCGACCACAGTTTACTGCTCCAACTCAGGTGCCTGTTCCTCCAGGCTGGAACCAGCTGCCTTCTGGAGCCTTACAGcctccaccagcccagggatctCTGGGCACAATGACTACAAATCAAGGGTGGAAGAAGGCTCCCTTGCCTAGCCCAATGCAAGCGCAACTTCAGGCAAGACCTTCCTTAGCCACGGTACAGACACCTTCtcaccctccccctccttatCCTTTTGGCAGCCAACAAGCCTCACAAGCCCATACAAACTTTCCTCAAATGAGCAACCCAGGCCAGTTCACAGCTCCTCAGATGAAGAGCTTGCAGGGAGGACCCTCCAGGGTCCCAACCCCCCTGCAACAGCCCCACCTCACCAACAagtctcctgcctcctcaccctcctccttccaGCAGGGATCCCCTGCATCCTCCCCAACGGTTAACCAAACTCAGCAGCAGATGGGACCAAGGCCACCTCAAAATAACCCACTTTCCCAGGGATTTCAGCAGCCTGTCAGCTCTCCAGGTCGGAATCCTATGGTTCAACAGGGAAATGTGCCACCTAACTTCATGGTGATGCAGCAGCAACCACCAAACCAGGGGCCACAGAGTTTACACCCAGGCCTAGGAG GACAGGCCAATCCCAACTTTATGCAAGGTCAGGTGCCTTCCACCACAGCAGCCACCCCTGGGAATTCAGGAGCCCTTCAGCTGCAAGCAAATCAAAGTGTCCAGCATGCAG gtGGTCAAGGAGCTGGTCCTCCTCAAAACCAGATGCAGGTGTCTCATGGGCCACCAAATATGATGCAACCCAGCCTCATGGGAATTCATGGCAACATAAACAACCAGCAGGCTGGTAGCTCTGGGGTTCCTCAGGTGACCCTGGGCAGCATGCAAGGCCAGCCCCAGCAGGGCCCACCATCTCAGCTAATGGGCATGCACCAACAGATTGTGCCCTCACAGGGCCAAATGACCCAGCAGCAAGGAACTTTGAACCCTCAAAACCCTATGATCCTTTCAAGGGCCCAGCTTATGCCACAGGGCCAGATGATGGTGAACGCTCAGAACCAAAATCTTGGACCTTCACCCCAAAGGATGACCCCACCCAAGCAGATGCTTCCCCAGCAGGGCCCACAAATGATGGCACCACATAACCAGATGATGGGGCCTCAGGGGCAAGTGTTGCTCCAGCAGAATCCAATGATAGAGCAAATAATGACCAATCAGATGCAGGGGAATAAGGCGCAATTTAATTCTCAGAACCAATCCAATGTCATGCCGGGACCAGCACAGATAATGAGGGGACCAACTCCTAACATGCAAGGAAACATGGTGCAATTCACAGGACAGATGTCAGGACAGATGCTGCCTCAGCAAGGGCCTGTGAGCAACAGTCCATCTCAGGTTATGGGGATTCAGGGGCAGGTTCTGCGGCCACCAGGACCCAGCCCACACATGGCCCAGCAACATACTGATCCTGCTACTACAGCAAATAATGATGTCAACTTGTCTCAGATGATGCCTGATGTTAGCATGCAGCAAACCAGCATGGTCCCTCCACACGTGCAGAGCATGCAGGGAAACAGTGCTTCGGGAAGCCACTTCTCAGGCCATGGAGTGTCTTTCAATGCACCATTCGGTGGTGCACCCAATGGAAGTCAGATGTCTTGTGGTCAAAATCCAGGCTTTCCAGTAAATAAGGATGTAACGTTAACAAGCCCATTATTGGTCAACTTACTGCAAAGTGACATTTCAGCAGGTCATTTTGGcgtaaacaataaacaaaataataccaACGCGAATAAACCGAAGAAGAAGAAACCACCACGGAAGAAGAAAAATTGTCACCAGGATCTAAA CACCCCAGATAGTCGTCCAGCTGGTCTAGAGGAAGTTGATCAACAGTCATTACCTGGAGAACAAGGAATCAATTTGGACAACACAGGCCCTAAACTGCCAGACTTTTCAAACCGGCCACCAG GTTATCCTACACAACCAGTTGAACAGAGGCCACTGCAGCAGATGCCTCCTCAACTCATGCAGCATGTGGCACccccaccacagccaccacagcagcAGCCACAACCACAACTGCCTCAACAGCAGCCGCAGCCACCACCACCTAGTCAGCCACAgtcgcagcagcagcagcagcaacagcagcagcagcagcagcagcagcagatgatgatgatgctcATGATGCAGCAAGATCCCAAATCCATTAGGCTTCCGGTCTCCCAAAATGTCCATCCTCCACGGGGTCCTCTGAACCCAGACTCCCAAAGAATGCCCATGCAACAGAGTGGCAATGTGCCTGTCATGGTTAGTTTGCAAGGACCTGCCTCTGTGCCACCGTCACCTGATAAACAAAGGATGCCGATGCCTGTGAATACTCCTCTGGGAAGTAATTCAAGAAAGATGGTATACCAGGAGAGCCCACAGAATTCTAGCTCACCACTAGGAGAGATGCCCTCACTTCCTGAAGCTGGTGGCAGTGAAGTACCATCTGTTTCAGGAGGCCCAAGTAACATGCCCTCGCATTTAGTAGTTTCTCAGAATCAATTAATGATGACAGGACCCAAACCTGGACCATCTCCCCTTTCAGCAACTCAAGGTGCAACTCCCCAGCAGCCTCCTGTAAACTCCTTGCCTAGTTCCCATGGCCACCACTTTCCAAATGTGGCTGCACCAACCCAAACATCTAGGCCTAAAACACCAAACAGAGCCAGCCCCAGACCCTATTATCCTCAGACGCCCAACAACCGCCCTCCTAGCACAGAACCTTCAGAAATCAGTCTCTCTCCAGAAAGACTCAATGCTTCCATAGCAGGACTCTTCCCTCCACAGATTAATATTCCTTTACCTCCCAGGCCAAACTTAAATAGGGGCTTTGATCAACAGGGCTTAAATCCAACAACTCTGAAGGCCATTGGGCAAGCACCTTCAAATCTCACTGTAAATAATCCTCCTAACTTTGCTGCCCCACAAGCTCATAAATTAGATTCTGTGGTGGTGAGTTCTGGAAAACAGTCTAATCCTGGAACAACAAAACGGGCAAGTCCAAGCAACAGTCGCAGGTCTAGTCCGGGGTCCAGTAGAAAGACTACCCCAAGTCCTGGAAGGCAAAATTCAAAAGCCCCTAAACTTACTCTGGCTTCTCAAACAAGCACAACCCTGTTGCAGAACATGGAGCTGCCTAGAAATGTGTTGGTTGGTCCCACTCCACTTGCCAATCCCCCTTTATCTGGAAGCTTTCCTAACAATAATGGGCTTAATTCCCAGAATCCCACCGTGCCTGCGCCTGCAGTGGGGACTGTTGTTGAGGATAACAAAGAGAGCTTGAATGTTCCTCAGGACAGTGATTGCCAGAATTCCCAGGGGAGGAAGGAACAGATAAACACTGAGCTGAAAGCAGTCCCTACCCAAGAAGCTAAAATGGTTGTCCCCGAAGATCAGTCCAAAAAGGATGGGCAACCTTTGGATCCTAACAAACTCCCCAGTGTAGAAGAGAACAAAAATTTGATGTCTCCTGCCATGAGAGAAGCACCAACATCACTAAGCCAACTTCTCGACAACTCTGGAGCTCCTAATGTGACCATTAAACCCCCTGGGCTTACAGATCTGGAAGTAACACCTCCAGCAGTTTCAGGAGAGGACCTCAAAAAAGCATCTGTCATTCCCACACTGCAGGATCCGTCTTCTAAAGAACCCTCTAATTCTTTAAACTTACCTCACAGTAACGAGCCGTGTTCAACCCTTGCGCATCCAGAATTGAATGAGGTCAGCTCAAACATTGCACCAAGCATCCCTCCAGTAATGTCAAGACCTGTcagctcttcctccatttctacTCCCTTACCCCCAAACCAAATAACTGTATTTGTTACTTCCAACCCCATAACCACTTCATCTAACACATCAGCAGCCCTGCCAACTCACTTGCAGTCTGCATTGATGTCGACAGTCGTCACAATGCCCAATGTGGGTAACAAAGTTATGGTTTCTGAGGGACAGTCAGCTGCTCAATCTAATGCCCGGCCTCAGTTCATTACACCTGTCTTTATCAATTCATCTTCAATAATTCAGGTTATGAAAGGATCACAGCCAAGCACAATCCCTGCAACCCCATTGACAACCAACAGTGGCCTGATGCCTCCCTCTGTCGCAGTTGTTGGACCTTTACACATACCTCAGAACATAAAATTTTCTTCAGCTCCTGTAACACCTAATGTCCCCTCCAGTAGTCCTGCTCCAAATATACAGACAGGTCGGCCATTGGTCCTTAGCTCACGAGCCACTCCTGTTCCGCTGCCTTCCCCTCCTTGTACATCCTCTCCAGTCGTCGCTCCTAATCCTTCTGTCCAGCAAGTAAAAGAATTAAATCCAGATGAGGCTAGTCCTCAGACGAACACCTCAGCAGACCAGAGCACTCTGCCTTCTTCACAACCAACCACAGTAGTTTCTCCCCTTTTGACCAATAGTCCAGGCTCCTCTGCCAATCGGCGAAGCCCAGTCTCATCCAGTAAGGGCAAAGGAAAAGTGGACAAAATTGGCCAGATTTTGCTGACCAAAGCTTGTAAGAAAGTTACAGGCTCtctggagaaaggggaagaacagTATGgtgcagatggagaaactgaaggCCCAGGGCTAGAGACCACAACTCCTGGGCTAATGGGAACAGAGCAGTGCTCCACAGAGCTGGACAGTAAAACCCCAACACCCTCAGCACCCACTCTACTAAAAATGACCTCTAGCCCCATGGGCCCAAGCTCCACCTCAACAGGACCCATCTTACCTGGCGGTGCTCTCCCCACCAGTGTACGCTCTATAGTAACCACATTGGTACCCTCTGAGCTCATCTCCACAGCGCCAACCACAAAAGGCAATCATGGTGGCATAACATCTGAGCCACTTGCAGGTGGCCTAGTGGAGGAGAAGGTGGGATCCCATCCAGAGCTTCTACCCAGCATAG CCCCTTCACAGACTTTAGTCCCAAAGGAATCTCCAGCCACAGCACTGCAGGGCTCTGTTGGCAGACCAG